A genome region from Alistipes dispar includes the following:
- the holA gene encoding DNA polymerase III subunit delta, giving the protein MAKSALKFRDSVARYEQLAAEIAARRFAPVYLLMGEEGYFIDALAERLATTVLDEASRAFNQITVYGRDTDAGQVVNLCRQMPMMGQYQVVIVKEAQQLRGIEKLSYYTQKPSPTTILVVCHKEKNADKRSAFYKGCAANGAVFESVRPRDYEIASWLQQFVKGRGLTIDQKALSMLTDHLGTDIAKISNELCKLTVSLPEGTKRITDADIEANIGISKDFNNFELCKAVLTRDMGRALMIADHFARNPKDNPLLLTVMALFGQFRDLFVVNYLRWLARHKGKPFPPDQELMRILRKNNTFVLAEIKQNAAAWDNRKVFGILGLLREYDAKSKGLNAGGAPDGELLRELLLKIFFA; this is encoded by the coding sequence ATGGCAAAAAGCGCACTCAAATTCCGCGACTCGGTCGCCCGGTACGAACAGCTCGCCGCAGAGATCGCGGCCCGGAGGTTCGCTCCCGTTTACCTGCTCATGGGCGAGGAGGGCTACTTCATCGACGCGCTGGCCGAACGGCTCGCCACGACCGTCCTCGACGAGGCGTCGCGGGCCTTCAACCAGATCACCGTCTATGGCCGCGACACCGACGCCGGACAGGTGGTGAACCTCTGCCGGCAGATGCCCATGATGGGACAGTACCAGGTGGTGATCGTCAAGGAGGCGCAACAGTTGCGGGGCATCGAGAAACTCTCGTACTACACGCAGAAGCCCTCGCCCACGACCATTCTCGTCGTCTGCCACAAGGAGAAGAACGCCGACAAGCGTTCGGCCTTCTACAAAGGATGCGCCGCGAACGGCGCGGTGTTCGAATCGGTGCGGCCGCGCGACTACGAGATCGCCTCGTGGTTGCAGCAGTTCGTCAAGGGACGGGGGCTGACGATCGACCAGAAGGCGCTGTCGATGCTCACCGACCACCTGGGGACCGACATCGCCAAGATCTCGAACGAGCTGTGCAAGCTCACCGTCTCGCTGCCCGAGGGGACGAAGCGCATCACCGATGCGGATATCGAGGCCAACATCGGCATCTCGAAGGATTTCAACAACTTCGAGTTGTGCAAGGCCGTCCTCACGCGGGACATGGGCCGCGCGCTGATGATCGCCGACCACTTCGCCCGCAACCCCAAGGACAACCCGCTGCTGCTGACCGTCATGGCGCTGTTCGGGCAGTTCCGCGACCTGTTCGTGGTGAACTACCTGCGGTGGCTCGCACGCCACAAGGGCAAGCCCTTCCCGCCCGATCAGGAACTGATGCGCATCCTGCGCAAGAACAACACGTTCGTCCTCGCCGAAATCAAGCAGAACGCCGCGGCGTGGGACAACCGCAAAGTCTTCGGCATCCTCGGGCTGCTGCGCGAATACGACGCCAAGAGCAAGGGGCTCAATGCCGGCGGCGCGCCGGACGGGGAACTGCTGCGCGAACTGCTGCTGAAAATCTTCTTCGCTTGA
- a CDS encoding aminotransferase class IV, translating into MTELCLYQTVHVARGRARNVAAHAALLDAASRALFGRSYAPDPARLAARIEALAAAERYPAGVSGFVRLELTPEGGERLLAAGISLYDGYALRSLSPAAVTLRYDPLCPEAPTSAREAAELLAARLAALRGAAAAVRCDAEERLLTADGAPLFAVRGHTVYTAPAPASVEGCLAREAVRAAGLTLREEPLRRRELPRAEELFYADHRGITALSRCDGQPLMTLVAERVAEALEGLFPKK; encoded by the coding sequence TTGACGGAGCTCTGCCTATACCAGACCGTGCACGTCGCCCGCGGGCGCGCGCGGAACGTCGCAGCGCATGCGGCGCTGCTCGACGCAGCGTCGCGCGCCCTGTTCGGACGTTCCTATGCACCCGATCCGGCACGGCTCGCAGCCCGCATCGAAGCCCTCGCCGCAGCGGAACGCTACCCGGCAGGCGTCTCGGGTTTCGTACGCCTCGAGCTGACGCCCGAAGGCGGCGAACGGCTGCTCGCGGCCGGCATCTCCCTTTACGACGGATACGCCCTGCGGAGCCTCTCGCCCGCGGCCGTCACGCTCCGCTACGACCCGCTCTGCCCCGAAGCCCCCACCTCGGCCCGGGAGGCCGCGGAACTGCTGGCCGCACGGCTCGCCGCCCTCCGCGGCGCGGCGGCGGCCGTGCGTTGCGACGCGGAGGAGCGGCTGCTCACGGCCGACGGCGCCCCATTGTTCGCCGTGCGCGGACACACGGTGTACACCGCCCCCGCGCCCGCGAGCGTCGAGGGATGCCTGGCGCGCGAAGCAGTCCGGGCGGCCGGACTGACGCTCCGCGAGGAGCCGCTCCGACGCCGCGAGCTGCCCCGGGCCGAAGAGCTGTTCTACGCCGACCACCGGGGCATCACGGCCCTTTCACGCTGCGACGGGCAGCCGCTCATGACACTCGTCGCCGAACGCGTCGCGGAGGCGCTGGAGGGGCTGTTTCCGAAAAAATAG
- a CDS encoding DUF6549 family protein produces MKKFLLCYAVLTTALLACACRSCRHARGESRRLADNQTALASEVERYRTRLGEEAASVQALRLRCAEFEELRAADAARIRQLGIRLRRVEAAAKSSTQTAVVLRAPLRDTLVPRRAAVPAWDTLRRFRWRDPWVTVEGSIGRDSAECRIRSVDTLRQVVHRVPRRFLFIRWGTKALRQQIVSSNPHTRIVYTEYVRIER; encoded by the coding sequence ATGAAAAAATTCCTTCTCTGCTACGCCGTCCTGACGACGGCGCTGCTCGCCTGCGCCTGCCGCTCCTGCCGCCACGCCCGCGGAGAAAGCCGGCGTCTGGCCGACAACCAGACCGCCCTCGCCTCCGAAGTCGAACGCTACCGCACACGGCTGGGCGAGGAGGCCGCCTCGGTGCAGGCGCTCCGCCTCCGCTGCGCCGAGTTCGAGGAGCTGCGCGCGGCCGACGCCGCCCGCATCCGGCAGCTGGGAATCAGGCTGCGCCGGGTCGAAGCCGCGGCGAAGAGCTCGACGCAGACCGCCGTCGTACTCCGCGCGCCGCTGCGCGACACGCTCGTTCCCCGCCGGGCGGCGGTCCCCGCATGGGACACCCTGCGGCGGTTCCGCTGGCGCGATCCGTGGGTCACGGTCGAAGGGTCGATAGGCCGCGACTCGGCCGAATGCCGCATCCGCAGCGTCGATACCCTGCGCCAGGTCGTGCACCGCGTCCCGCGCCGGTTCCTCTTCATCCGCTGGGGCACGAAAGCCCTCCGGCAGCAGATCGTCTCGTCGAACCCCCACACGCGGATCGTCTACACGGAGTACGTCCGCATCGAGCGCTGA
- the coaD gene encoding pantetheine-phosphate adenylyltransferase, whose protein sequence is MERTAIFPGSFDPFTRGHAALVEEALNLFDRVVIGIGNNTAKQGLLTVGNRKRLIDDIYARNPRVEARVYTGLTGEFAEQMGACAIIRGVRNTTDFEYERTMEATNHRIYPEITTVMLFTPSPVADISSSTVREVLSFGRTVEEFMPEGIDINNYLQ, encoded by the coding sequence ATGGAACGGACTGCAATCTTTCCGGGGTCGTTCGACCCTTTCACGCGCGGCCACGCCGCGCTGGTCGAGGAGGCGCTCAACCTGTTCGACCGCGTGGTGATCGGCATCGGCAACAACACGGCCAAGCAGGGGTTGCTGACCGTCGGAAACCGCAAGCGGCTCATCGACGACATCTACGCCCGCAATCCGCGCGTCGAGGCCCGGGTTTACACGGGGCTGACGGGCGAGTTCGCCGAGCAGATGGGCGCCTGCGCCATCATCCGCGGCGTGAGGAACACCACCGACTTCGAATACGAACGCACGATGGAGGCCACGAACCACCGCATCTACCCCGAGATCACGACCGTAATGCTCTTCACCCCTTCGCCCGTGGCGGACATCTCCTCCTCGACGGTCCGCGAGGTGCTCTCATTCGGCCGCACGGTAGAGGAGTTCATGCCCGAAGGAATCGACATAAACAACTACTTGCAATAA
- the lpxD gene encoding UDP-3-O-(3-hydroxymyristoyl)glucosamine N-acyltransferase, producing the protein MMEFTAEMIAGFLGGEVIGDKNAKVHTVSSIEEGKAGSLTYLTNPKYEPFVYTTGASIVLVDSSFTPSRPVAATLVRVADAGACVLRLLEMYNAAKPRRTGISPRASVAEEAVVGEECYIGDFAVVEAGVRIGRGCQIYPQVYLGQGTTVGDGTILYPGVKVYEGCTIGSRCILHAGAVIGADGFGFLPNAEGGFDKIPQLGNVVIEDDVEIGANTCIDRAKTDSTVIRRGVKLDNLIQIGHNVQIGENTVSSAQTGIAGTSKVGANCFLAGQVGIADHVTIGDRVKIGSKSGLDKDVPDGEIRFGYPALPGMQYHRAANVFKRLPELDKRVLALEKEITELKK; encoded by the coding sequence ATGATGGAATTCACAGCCGAAATGATCGCCGGGTTTCTGGGCGGCGAAGTCATCGGCGACAAAAACGCCAAAGTGCACACCGTCTCCTCGATCGAGGAGGGGAAGGCCGGATCGCTGACCTATCTGACCAATCCCAAATACGAACCCTTCGTCTATACCACCGGAGCGTCGATCGTACTCGTGGACAGTTCGTTCACGCCTTCGCGCCCGGTCGCCGCCACGCTCGTCAGGGTGGCCGACGCCGGAGCCTGCGTGCTCCGCCTGCTCGAAATGTACAACGCCGCGAAGCCCCGCCGCACGGGGATCAGCCCCCGCGCCTCGGTGGCCGAAGAGGCCGTCGTGGGCGAGGAGTGCTACATCGGCGATTTCGCCGTCGTCGAAGCGGGCGTGCGGATCGGCAGGGGATGCCAGATTTACCCGCAGGTTTACCTCGGGCAGGGCACGACGGTGGGCGACGGCACGATTCTCTACCCAGGGGTCAAGGTCTATGAAGGCTGCACGATCGGCAGCCGCTGCATCCTCCACGCCGGCGCGGTGATCGGCGCCGACGGCTTCGGATTCCTTCCCAACGCCGAGGGGGGCTTCGACAAGATTCCCCAACTGGGCAACGTGGTGATCGAAGACGACGTGGAGATCGGAGCCAACACCTGCATCGACCGCGCCAAAACCGACTCGACCGTCATCCGCCGTGGCGTGAAACTTGATAACCTGATCCAGATAGGACACAACGTGCAGATCGGCGAGAACACCGTTTCGTCGGCGCAGACCGGCATCGCGGGGACTTCGAAGGTCGGGGCCAACTGCTTCCTCGCGGGGCAGGTGGGCATCGCCGACCACGTGACGATCGGCGACCGCGTGAAGATCGGCTCGAAGAGCGGTCTGGACAAGGACGTGCCCGACGGGGAGATCCGCTTCGGCTACCCGGCGCTGCCCGGCATGCAGTACCACCGCGCGGCCAATGTCTTCAAACGGCTTCCCGAGCTGGACAAACGGGTCCTGGCCCTGGAGAAAGAGATTACGGAACTTAAAAAATAA
- a CDS encoding TlpA disulfide reductase family protein produces MKKILTLAAAAAVLCSCGNNENRYVVEGNLEGINETVYLFDRQQQLLDSAKVENGAFRIEGVAEAPASAILTDARDMRGTFGVMLILEPGTITVARSEQEQNALFATGTVSNDANTAYMTAGSELIREFRDPETTDERREAIEEEYEELGSQALEQNRNNYFGVVMLSQQAYGLSGQEILDEIALFPAELQQTGEMTKIRENAEQKLKTDVGQPYIDVVQPDADGKEVSLKSVVENPATKYVLLDFWASWCGPCMGEVPHLKKTYGEFHDKGFEIYGVSFDNNRDKWLAAVKDNGMDWIHVSTLGGFDNQAAKDYAVQAIPTNLLIDREGRIIAKNLRGEALYEKIGELLK; encoded by the coding sequence ATGAAAAAGATTCTGACACTCGCAGCGGCCGCCGCCGTGCTGTGCAGCTGCGGCAATAACGAAAACCGGTATGTCGTCGAGGGCAATCTCGAAGGCATCAACGAGACGGTCTATCTGTTCGACCGGCAGCAGCAGCTGCTCGACTCGGCCAAGGTAGAGAACGGCGCATTCCGCATCGAAGGCGTGGCCGAAGCCCCCGCGAGCGCCATCCTGACCGACGCCCGCGACATGCGCGGAACGTTCGGCGTCATGCTGATCCTCGAACCGGGCACGATCACGGTGGCCCGCAGCGAGCAGGAGCAGAACGCCCTGTTTGCGACAGGCACCGTATCGAACGACGCCAACACGGCCTACATGACCGCCGGCAGCGAGCTGATCCGCGAATTCCGCGATCCGGAGACCACCGACGAGCGCCGCGAGGCCATCGAGGAGGAGTACGAGGAGCTGGGCAGCCAGGCCCTCGAGCAGAACCGCAACAACTATTTCGGCGTGGTGATGCTCTCGCAGCAGGCCTACGGACTTTCGGGCCAGGAGATTCTGGACGAGATCGCCCTCTTCCCTGCGGAGTTGCAGCAGACCGGGGAAATGACCAAAATCAGGGAGAATGCCGAGCAGAAGCTCAAGACCGACGTGGGACAGCCCTATATCGACGTCGTACAGCCCGACGCCGACGGCAAGGAGGTGTCGCTCAAATCCGTCGTAGAGAACCCGGCGACGAAATACGTCCTGCTCGACTTCTGGGCTTCGTGGTGCGGTCCCTGCATGGGCGAGGTTCCCCACCTGAAGAAGACCTACGGGGAGTTCCACGATAAGGGATTCGAGATCTACGGCGTGTCGTTCGACAACAACCGCGACAAGTGGCTCGCCGCCGTGAAGGACAACGGCATGGACTGGATCCACGTGAGCACGCTCGGCGGATTCGACAACCAGGCGGCCAAGGATTACGCCGTACAGGCCATTCCCACGAACCTGCTGATCGACCGCGAGGGCAGGATCATCGCCAAGAACCTGCGCGGCGAGGCGCTCTACGAGAAGATCGGGGAGCTGCTGAAATAG
- the ruvC gene encoding crossover junction endodeoxyribonuclease RuvC codes for MGIDPGTNYMGYGVLEIEGRTLRPVVLGDIDLHRIADPYAKLRYIFERVGALVDTYRPQEVALESPFFGENVQSMLKLGRAQGVAMAAALSRGLDVFEYAPMRIKQSITGRGSAAKEQVAAIVCRTLAVERPPKRLDATDGMAVALCHYFTTSGPMNALLGNDRVKGLGGGKKAASKGGSQSWEQFLKKHPDREIK; via the coding sequence ATGGGCATCGACCCCGGCACGAACTACATGGGTTACGGCGTGCTGGAGATCGAAGGGCGCACGCTGCGTCCGGTCGTGCTGGGCGACATCGACCTGCACCGGATCGCGGATCCCTACGCCAAGCTGCGCTACATCTTCGAACGCGTCGGCGCGCTGGTCGATACCTACCGTCCGCAGGAGGTGGCGCTCGAATCGCCCTTCTTCGGCGAGAACGTGCAGTCGATGCTCAAGCTCGGGCGGGCGCAGGGCGTGGCGATGGCCGCCGCGCTGAGCCGCGGCCTCGACGTATTCGAATACGCCCCCATGCGCATCAAACAATCCATCACCGGACGCGGCTCGGCCGCCAAGGAGCAGGTCGCCGCCATCGTCTGCCGCACGCTGGCCGTCGAACGGCCGCCGAAGCGGCTCGACGCCACGGACGGAATGGCCGTGGCCCTGTGCCACTACTTCACGACCTCCGGCCCGATGAACGCCCTGCTGGGAAACGACCGCGTCAAGGGCCTCGGCGGAGGCAAAAAGGCCGCCTCGAAGGGCGGATCGCAAAGCTGGGAACAGTTTCTGAAAAAACACCCCGACCGGGAGATCAAATAA